The sequence GATCAGCGGGCCGATGGCGGCGACGATGTTCTCCCGGCGGGCGCCGAGTTCTTCCATGCGGGCGAGCGTGGCGTCGAGCACGCCGCCGACCGCGCCCTTCCAGCCGGCATGGGCGGCACCGACGACGCGGGCGTGCGGGTCGGCGAACAGCACCGGCCCGCAATCGGCGATGGTGACGGCGGCGGCGATGCCCGGCGTGGCGGTGGCGACCGCATCGGCCTTCGGCCGCTCGTCCCACAGCCGGTCGACGATCACGCAATCGGGCGAGTGGATCTGCCAGGCGGTGAGCAAATGGCCGGACGGCACGCCGAGCGCGGCTTCCATGCGGGCGCGGTTCTCCGCGACATGGGCGGGCTCGTCGCGCGAGCCTGTGCCGCCATTGAGCCCGGCATAGAGGCCCTGCGAGACGCCGCCCTCGCGGGTGAAGAAGGCGTGGCGGATGCCCGGCAGGCCGCTCAGCGCGGGGGATTCGACCTTCATGCGGGATTGTCCTCGAACAGTTCGGAGGGGGCGAATCCGGCCACCATGTCGAGCGCAGGATGCACCAGGGCGAGCGCCTTGAAGAGGGCGCCCATC comes from Ancylobacter polymorphus and encodes:
- the pgeF gene encoding peptidoglycan editing factor PgeF, with the protein product MKVESPALSGLPGIRHAFFTREGGVSQGLYAGLNGGTGSRDEPAHVAENRARMEAALGVPSGHLLTAWQIHSPDCVIVDRLWDERPKADAVATATPGIAAAVTIADCGPVLFADPHARVVGAAHAGWKGAVGGVLDATLARMEELGARRENIVAAIGPLIRQESYEVGPDFIETLTGLDSGNARFLIPSPRPDHALFDLPGYIAARLTALGVGTIDDLGLDTYADEARFFSYRRATHRGEPDYGRLIAAITLV